The following are from one region of the Rosistilla carotiformis genome:
- a CDS encoding alpha/beta hydrolase family protein — protein MSEPADHVATRRSQRVEFPGGSGFPLAGIIEMPTVPAIARATFSHCFTCGKDLKTIVRLSRLLAQRGIIVLRFDMTGIGDSQGDFAQTNFETNLADLRAAVAYFDTQFDQPAFLIGHSFGGAASLALTDALDSIRGTVSIAAPSDTWHLADTMLRMNPAIDVDGVGQVTIGGRSFTIRKATLDQWRRYDLESTIAAIRKPILALHSPDDETVGYESTSRIVPRHDGEADGPAKSRSLITLPGSDHLLLKDSRDLEFVATVIAGWIERHAD, from the coding sequence GTGTCTGAGCCTGCGGACCACGTCGCGACCCGGCGCAGCCAACGCGTCGAATTTCCCGGCGGCAGCGGCTTCCCGCTGGCCGGGATCATCGAGATGCCTACGGTTCCGGCGATCGCTCGGGCCACGTTCTCGCACTGTTTCACCTGCGGTAAGGATCTCAAGACGATCGTCCGGTTAAGTCGTCTGTTGGCGCAGCGTGGGATCATCGTGTTGCGGTTCGATATGACGGGGATTGGCGACAGCCAAGGGGACTTTGCCCAGACCAACTTCGAAACCAACCTTGCCGACCTGCGAGCCGCCGTCGCATATTTTGATACTCAATTCGATCAACCTGCGTTTCTGATTGGGCACAGTTTTGGCGGGGCGGCATCGTTGGCACTGACCGATGCATTGGATTCCATTCGCGGGACCGTCAGCATCGCCGCTCCCAGCGACACCTGGCATCTGGCCGATACGATGCTGCGGATGAATCCTGCGATTGACGTCGACGGCGTGGGGCAAGTGACGATCGGTGGGCGGTCGTTCACGATCCGCAAAGCGACTTTAGATCAATGGCGTCGGTACGATCTGGAATCAACCATCGCTGCGATCCGCAAGCCGATACTCGCGCTACATTCACCGGACGACGAAACGGTGGGCTACGAAAGCACTTCGCGTATCGTGCCGCGACACGACGGCGAGGCCGACGGGCCGGCGAAGTCGCGGAGCCTAATCACGCTGCCCGGATCGGATCATTTGCTGTTGAAGGATTCGCGCGACTTGGAATTTGTCGCCACCGTGATCGCCGGTTGGATTGAACGCCACGCGGATTAA